A single genomic interval of uncultured Desulfobacter sp. harbors:
- a CDS encoding ABC transporter permease has translation MIRITTTDRYNITPLRSFMTNVAALGAGVLAISLIFLAAGVNPLYAVSQIFLESFGSVYGIKETITKAIPLILIGAGLTLAFRAKFWNIGAEGQLLMGAIFATWTAQHIGNALPSAVIVPLIFTAGFIGGALWGIIPAILKIKYAINEVITTLMLNYICAEFLTMLIVGPWKGKTRFGFPGTDALPDAAILGVLPGSRIHYATLILAILCSVGLCVLIYKTRFGYEARVVGENPDAGKYAGIDFLKTSLILMAISGGLAGLAGVGEVAGIHHYLGYPASVSSGYGFTAIIVAWLAKLNPLFAIVSGLFFAGIIVGGDAIQISLGLPAATVEIVNGILLIFLIMGDYFLYNKVQIRWSRA, from the coding sequence ATGATACGAATTACCACAACCGACCGCTACAATATTACCCCTTTAAGATCCTTTATGACCAATGTCGCCGCCCTTGGGGCAGGCGTTTTGGCCATCAGCCTTATTTTCCTTGCCGCAGGCGTTAACCCGTTATATGCAGTCTCCCAGATCTTTTTGGAATCTTTTGGATCCGTTTACGGCATCAAGGAAACCATTACCAAGGCCATTCCCTTAATCCTCATCGGGGCAGGCCTTACCCTTGCTTTCAGGGCTAAATTCTGGAATATCGGTGCCGAAGGCCAGCTGCTCATGGGCGCTATTTTTGCCACATGGACGGCCCAGCATATTGGCAATGCCCTGCCCTCTGCAGTTATTGTTCCTTTGATATTTACAGCCGGTTTCATCGGCGGCGCACTATGGGGCATTATCCCGGCCATACTAAAAATCAAATATGCCATCAATGAGGTCATCACCACCCTGATGCTCAACTATATCTGTGCAGAATTTTTGACCATGCTCATTGTGGGACCGTGGAAGGGTAAAACCCGGTTCGGATTTCCGGGCACGGATGCCCTGCCTGATGCTGCCATTTTAGGCGTATTGCCGGGGTCGCGTATTCATTATGCCACCCTGATCCTGGCCATTCTCTGTTCGGTGGGACTGTGTGTTTTAATTTATAAAACCCGATTCGGGTACGAAGCCCGGGTGGTGGGAGAAAATCCGGATGCCGGTAAATATGCGGGTATTGATTTTCTTAAAACCAGTCTCATTCTCATGGCCATTTCAGGGGGACTTGCCGGCCTTGCCGGTGTGGGCGAGGTGGCAGGCATTCATCATTACCTGGGGTATCCGGCCTCAGTGTCATCGGGGTATGGATTCACCGCCATCATTGTGGCCTGGCTCGCCAAGCTGAACCCCTTGTTCGCCATTGTGTCGGGTCTGTTTTTTGCCGGTATTATCGTAGGCGGAGACGCTATCCAGATCTCCTTGGGACTGCCTGCGGCCACAGTTGAAATTGTCAACGGTATCCTGCTTATCTTTCTGATCATGGGGGA
- a CDS encoding ABC transporter ATP-binding protein — MIKIQRLEMKDICKSFQGVHANKDINLEINSGEILGLLGENGAGKTTLMNILYGIYQPDSGSILINGKPVRIANPLESINLGIGMVHQHFMLIQNHSVIENIALGYKDTPFLFPQKILREKIEAFSSQFDFQIDLDQKVWQLSAGEQQRVEIIKTLLNGADLLILDEPTSVLTPQEIKELIDILRRMKADGHSVIFISHKLDEIMDICDRVTVLRKGRIVGGARTKDTDKMGLARMMVGKDVSLTMDREKLPKGDRVLSVQNIHVTGDKGLVAVKNVSFDLHKNEIFGVAGVAGNGQRELAEAITGIRSIDSGKVLINGRDITNLSPRKIYDYGVSHVPEERIRFGIAPGLFLYDNAILKQHHLKKFSKRYFLKYESVKRHAQAIITDFRVATHSINNQIRNLSGGNIQKLILGREISEQPQLLVASHPTYGLDVGATQFLRQHLLELCRQGSSVLLFSEDLDEIFELCDRVAVIFAGEFMGILETDDERVNDIGMMMAGSKRIDSEPVEPGLTT, encoded by the coding sequence ATGATTAAGATACAGCGCCTTGAGATGAAGGATATCTGCAAATCGTTCCAGGGTGTCCATGCCAACAAAGATATCAACCTTGAAATCAATTCCGGAGAAATCCTGGGCCTGCTCGGGGAAAACGGGGCCGGCAAGACCACCCTGATGAATATTCTTTACGGCATTTACCAGCCGGATTCGGGAAGCATCCTGATCAACGGCAAGCCTGTCCGGATCGCAAATCCCTTGGAATCCATCAATCTTGGCATTGGTATGGTTCATCAGCACTTCATGTTGATCCAGAACCATTCCGTGATTGAAAACATCGCGCTTGGTTATAAGGACACCCCGTTTTTATTCCCCCAAAAAATTTTGCGTGAAAAGATAGAAGCGTTTTCAAGCCAGTTTGATTTCCAGATTGACCTTGATCAGAAGGTATGGCAGTTGTCCGCCGGAGAGCAGCAGCGGGTTGAAATCATAAAAACCCTTTTAAACGGGGCGGACCTGCTCATCCTGGACGAACCCACATCCGTTCTGACCCCCCAGGAGATCAAGGAACTCATAGACATTCTTCGCAGAATGAAGGCCGATGGCCACAGCGTGATATTCATCTCCCACAAACTTGATGAAATCATGGATATCTGCGACCGTGTTACCGTATTGCGCAAAGGGCGGATCGTGGGGGGCGCCCGAACTAAGGACACGGATAAAATGGGATTAGCCCGGATGATGGTGGGCAAGGACGTGAGCCTGACCATGGACAGGGAAAAACTGCCCAAAGGGGACCGGGTACTCAGTGTCCAAAACATTCATGTCACAGGGGACAAAGGACTTGTCGCAGTTAAAAACGTATCCTTTGACTTGCACAAAAATGAAATATTCGGTGTGGCCGGTGTGGCCGGAAACGGACAGCGGGAACTGGCCGAGGCTATCACCGGCATCCGGTCCATTGACTCCGGCAAGGTGCTGATCAACGGCCGGGACATTACCAATCTGTCACCCAGAAAAATTTATGACTACGGGGTCTCCCACGTTCCCGAGGAACGCATCCGCTTCGGCATCGCCCCGGGCCTTTTCCTGTATGACAATGCCATTTTAAAACAGCATCATCTCAAAAAATTCTCAAAACGGTATTTTCTTAAATACGAAAGCGTGAAACGTCATGCACAAGCCATTATCACCGACTTTCGGGTGGCAACCCACTCCATTAACAACCAGATCAGAAACCTTTCCGGCGGCAACATCCAGAAACTGATCCTGGGCCGGGAAATCAGTGAGCAGCCCCAGTTGCTGGTGGCCTCTCACCCCACCTACGGGCTTGATGTGGGCGCCACCCAGTTCCTGCGCCAACACTTGCTGGAATTGTGCCGCCAGGGCAGTTCCGTGCTGCTGTTTTCAGAGGACCTGGATGAAATTTTCGAGCTGTGCGACCGCGTGGCCGTTATTTTCGCAGGTGAGTTTATGGGTATTCTGGAGACGGATGATGAACGCGTCAACGATATCGGAATGATGATGGCCGGCTCAAAACGCATTGATAGTGAGCCGGTGGAACCCGGACTAACGACCTAA
- the proV gene encoding glycine betaine/L-proline ABC transporter ATP-binding protein ProV: MEQIIIKNIFKIFGPDPKKAISLIDQGLTKEDVLEKTGMTVGVNNADFSIKRGEIFVVMGLSGSGKSTLVRMFNRLIEPSAGEIHINGQNITAMENKDLVKFRLKHMSMVFQSFALMPHLTVLENAAFGLELAGEPKAARRERAAEALSQVGLEGWEDQYPKQLSGGMQQRVGLARALAADPDIMLMDEAFSALDPLIRTEMQDELLKLQEDSDRTIVFISHDLDEALRIGDRIAIMEGGRVVQVGTPEDILQNPADDYVRAFFRGVDPTNVISAGEIVNTNHPTIIKTKKGDIRSSLELLNARDFNHGYVLNAKRQFLGIISIDSLQEAVEKNRSGEPLETCYLPEVNPANINDNMQEILPEVASKGFPIPVLDDNNVFKGVVSKNRFLKTLHKSEINGHNGSDNEHDEPIQLLKTAL, translated from the coding sequence ATGGAACAAATCATTATTAAAAATATATTTAAAATATTCGGCCCGGACCCCAAAAAGGCAATATCCCTTATTGATCAGGGTTTGACAAAAGAAGACGTCCTTGAAAAAACCGGCATGACCGTGGGCGTAAATAATGCCGATTTTTCTATCAAACGTGGAGAAATATTTGTAGTCATGGGCCTGTCCGGATCAGGTAAATCCACGCTGGTCAGGATGTTCAACCGGTTGATTGAACCATCGGCCGGAGAAATCCATATTAACGGCCAAAACATTACAGCCATGGAAAACAAGGACCTTGTAAAATTCAGACTCAAACACATGAGCATGGTGTTTCAATCCTTTGCCCTGATGCCCCATCTCACGGTCCTGGAAAATGCCGCGTTCGGCCTTGAACTGGCCGGAGAGCCCAAAGCCGCACGGAGAGAGCGGGCTGCAGAAGCTTTAAGTCAGGTAGGTCTGGAGGGCTGGGAAGACCAGTACCCCAAGCAACTTTCCGGGGGCATGCAGCAGCGCGTCGGCCTGGCCAGGGCATTGGCCGCAGACCCGGATATCATGCTCATGGACGAAGCGTTTTCCGCCTTGGACCCACTGATCCGTACGGAAATGCAGGATGAACTGCTCAAACTCCAGGAAGACAGTGACAGGACTATTGTTTTTATCTCCCATGACCTGGATGAAGCCCTTCGTATCGGCGACCGCATCGCCATCATGGAAGGGGGACGTGTTGTCCAGGTAGGCACACCCGAAGATATTCTCCAGAATCCGGCCGACGATTATGTCCGGGCCTTTTTCAGAGGTGTGGATCCAACCAATGTCATTTCAGCCGGAGAAATTGTCAACACCAATCACCCCACAATTATAAAGACTAAAAAAGGCGATATCCGCAGCTCCCTGGAGTTGTTGAATGCCAGGGATTTCAACCACGGATACGTGCTTAATGCCAAACGCCAATTTTTAGGGATTATATCCATAGACTCCCTTCAGGAGGCCGTTGAAAAAAACAGGTCCGGAGAACCACTTGAAACCTGCTATCTGCCGGAAGTCAACCCGGCCAATATCAATGACAATATGCAGGAAATTCTTCCTGAAGTGGCTTCCAAGGGTTTTCCCATCCCGGTACTTGATGACAACAATGTATTTAAAGGTGTGGTATCAAAAAACAGGTTCCTGAAAACCCTTCACAAATCAGAAATTAACGGACATAACGGATCGGACAACGAACACGACGAACCGATCCAGCTCCTTAAAACCGCTCTTTAG
- the proX gene encoding glycine betaine/L-proline ABC transporter substrate-binding protein ProX, with protein MSIAKKICFFLVAIFMITATPGWASSDKPGKGITLKPARATWNTGYFQEALVNRALTELGYKVKKPKDLKNPIFYKALALGDLDYWCNGWFPMHNDQLPKNFEDKAQTIGYVAKAGGLQGYLVSKKAVEKYNIKSLDDFKREEVKKAFDKNRDGKADLTACPPGWGCEKVIAHHLKVYDLEDDINPVKASYEAGMASAIGAYKSGEPIFFYTWTPNWTVYKLKPGKDVMWVNVPKILPTEAQAVAVDRMTQSGVEGAVTDPVKLGFVVSDIRIVANKKFLAKNPAAKKFFELFTLSLADINEQNTRMNAGEKSAKDIHKHAAEWIAKNQTKWNDWLAQARAAAK; from the coding sequence ATGAGCATCGCAAAAAAAATTTGCTTTTTTCTGGTTGCAATTTTCATGATCACAGCCACTCCTGGCTGGGCATCTTCAGACAAACCCGGAAAAGGCATCACCCTTAAACCTGCACGGGCAACCTGGAACACAGGTTATTTTCAGGAAGCGCTTGTCAACCGGGCCTTGACCGAGCTTGGTTATAAAGTCAAAAAGCCCAAAGACCTGAAAAACCCGATTTTTTACAAAGCATTGGCCCTGGGCGATTTAGACTACTGGTGCAATGGCTGGTTTCCCATGCATAACGACCAACTGCCCAAAAATTTCGAAGACAAAGCCCAAACCATCGGATACGTGGCTAAGGCCGGTGGCTTGCAGGGATATCTGGTATCTAAAAAAGCGGTTGAAAAATACAACATCAAGTCATTGGACGACTTTAAACGTGAAGAGGTTAAAAAGGCCTTTGACAAAAACCGTGACGGCAAAGCCGATCTGACCGCCTGCCCTCCGGGCTGGGGGTGTGAAAAAGTCATTGCCCATCACTTAAAGGTTTACGATCTCGAAGATGACATCAATCCGGTAAAAGCCTCTTATGAAGCAGGCATGGCGTCCGCCATCGGCGCATACAAATCCGGAGAGCCCATCTTCTTTTATACCTGGACCCCGAACTGGACTGTATATAAACTTAAACCAGGAAAAGATGTGATGTGGGTCAACGTGCCTAAAATTCTGCCCACCGAGGCCCAGGCCGTGGCCGTGGACAGGATGACCCAGTCCGGCGTTGAAGGCGCAGTGACAGATCCGGTGAAACTGGGATTTGTTGTTTCAGATATCCGTATTGTGGCCAACAAGAAATTTTTGGCAAAAAACCCTGCCGCGAAAAAATTTTTTGAGCTATTCACTCTGTCCCTTGCGGATATCAATGAGCAGAATACCCGCATGAACGCGGGTGAAAAGTCAGCAAAAGACATCCATAAGCATGCCGCGGAGTGGATTGCTAAAAATCAAACCAAGTGGAACGACTGGCTGGCCCAGGCCCGGGCTGCTGCAAAATAG
- a CDS encoding BMP family ABC transporter substrate-binding protein — protein sequence MKIKMSVLIAGFVFLFAMILAGCGEQDKPKQASNAPEKTAEKKLKAGFIYVGPVGDYGWSHAHDLGKRHVESLYPWLETVIVESVAESDSLRIMDRLVQQQKCDVIFTTSFGYMDDTVKAAEKYPDTKFMHCSGFKRSANLGTYFGDLYQMYYLNGMMAGALTKSNKLGYVAAFPIPELIRHINAYALGAKAVNPDATVNVKWIYAWYGPDKAKEAAEALIAEGCDALAFTEDTPAVIEVGQAHCEKGKQIYTFSHYSPMQAYGKDSVVSGQRMDWGGMYAKILKDIYDGTWDTSQDIWWLAKEKAAILGGSPGDAINPKFVEPLKQALIKTEQYGELSAYDLVMKRYEQMKQGVDVFDPFMGPISDKKGEIKIKEGERASKEDLLSMMYYVDNVKGEIPNSN from the coding sequence ATGAAAATCAAAATGAGTGTGCTGATTGCCGGTTTTGTTTTTCTTTTCGCAATGATTCTTGCCGGGTGTGGAGAGCAGGACAAACCGAAACAAGCCTCTAATGCCCCTGAAAAAACAGCGGAAAAGAAACTGAAAGCCGGGTTCATCTATGTGGGCCCTGTGGGTGATTACGGGTGGTCCCATGCCCATGATTTAGGCAAGAGGCATGTTGAATCCCTGTATCCCTGGTTGGAAACCGTTATTGTGGAATCCGTTGCTGAATCCGATTCCTTGCGAATCATGGATCGTCTTGTCCAGCAGCAAAAATGCGATGTGATCTTTACCACCAGTTTCGGGTACATGGATGACACCGTCAAAGCCGCTGAAAAATATCCGGATACAAAATTCATGCACTGCTCCGGGTTCAAACGGAGCGCCAACCTGGGCACTTATTTTGGTGATCTCTATCAGATGTACTACCTTAATGGTATGATGGCAGGGGCATTGACCAAGTCAAATAAACTTGGTTATGTAGCCGCCTTCCCCATTCCCGAACTGATCCGCCACATTAATGCCTATGCCCTTGGTGCCAAAGCCGTCAACCCCGATGCCACCGTAAACGTAAAATGGATTTATGCCTGGTACGGTCCGGACAAAGCCAAGGAAGCAGCCGAAGCACTCATCGCCGAAGGCTGTGACGCCCTGGCGTTTACCGAGGATACCCCGGCGGTCATTGAAGTGGGGCAGGCCCATTGTGAAAAAGGCAAACAAATTTACACGTTTTCCCATTATTCGCCCATGCAGGCGTATGGCAAAGATTCCGTGGTCTCCGGCCAGCGCATGGACTGGGGCGGCATGTATGCCAAAATTCTCAAAGATATTTATGACGGCACCTGGGATACCAGCCAGGACATCTGGTGGCTGGCCAAGGAAAAGGCAGCTATTCTGGGGGGCAGCCCTGGTGACGCCATCAACCCCAAATTTGTTGAACCCCTGAAGCAGGCCCTGATTAAGACTGAGCAATATGGTGAACTTAGCGCTTATGACCTGGTCATGAAACGCTATGAGCAGATGAAACAGGGCGTTGACGTGTTTGATCCGTTCATGGGGCCGATTTCAGACAAAAAGGGTGAGATTAAAATCAAGGAAGGGGAACGGGCATCCAAGGAAGACCTGCTTTCCATGATGTATTATGTGGACAATGTGAAAGGCGAAATCCCCAACAGCAATTAG
- a CDS encoding proline/glycine betaine ABC transporter permease, whose product MFDEKVLPIDMWITAFVDWLVNNYRDIFQIIKWPVEQILTGFDIGLNAVPPVIVIGLLAFCAWRFSGWGLAVFSIVAMVFIGLIGFWADTMTTLAMVLASVLFSTIVGVPVGIAAGRSDRVETIARPFLDAMQTTPSFVYLVPIVMLFSVGNVAGVLATIIFAMPPIIRLTSLGIRGVHPELVEAATAFGATRKQVLFKVQIPLAMPTILAGLNQTIMMALAMVVIAALIGAGGLGSPVIQGLNTLDIGLAVMAGLSIVLVAVVLDRITQSMAGKN is encoded by the coding sequence ATGTTTGATGAAAAAGTACTCCCCATAGATATGTGGATCACCGCGTTTGTTGATTGGCTGGTCAATAATTACCGTGATATATTTCAGATAATAAAATGGCCGGTTGAACAGATTTTAACCGGATTTGACATTGGACTTAACGCCGTACCACCTGTCATTGTAATAGGTCTCCTGGCGTTCTGTGCATGGCGCTTTTCAGGGTGGGGTTTAGCTGTTTTCAGCATTGTGGCAATGGTCTTTATCGGGCTGATCGGATTCTGGGCAGACACCATGACCACCCTTGCCATGGTTTTAGCCTCTGTTTTGTTTTCCACCATCGTCGGGGTTCCCGTCGGTATTGCCGCTGGACGCAGTGACCGGGTGGAGACCATTGCCAGACCTTTTCTAGATGCCATGCAGACGACCCCGTCCTTTGTATACCTGGTTCCCATTGTCATGCTCTTTTCCGTGGGTAATGTGGCCGGGGTTCTGGCCACCATTATTTTTGCCATGCCCCCCATCATTCGCCTGACAAGTCTTGGTATCCGCGGGGTGCATCCGGAACTGGTGGAAGCAGCCACCGCCTTTGGCGCTACCCGTAAACAGGTGCTGTTCAAGGTTCAGATCCCTTTGGCCATGCCCACCATACTGGCAGGATTGAACCAGACCATTATGATGGCCCTTGCCATGGTGGTCATTGCGGCCTTGATCGGAGCCGGCGGTTTGGGATCTCCTGTGATTCAAGGACTGAATACGCTGGATATAGGTCTTGCTGTGATGGCGGGTTTAAGCATTGTTCTGGTGGCAGTGGTGCTGGACAGAATTACTCAGTCCATGGCTGGTAAAAATTAG